A stretch of Acipenser ruthenus chromosome 1, fAciRut3.2 maternal haplotype, whole genome shotgun sequence DNA encodes these proteins:
- the LOC117411691 gene encoding phosphoglucomutase-like protein 5: protein MEACPIPVVTVQTVPYDDQKPGTSGLRKKTMVFESKKNYLQNFIQSVLSSIDLRDRQGCTMVVGSDGRYFSRTAIEVIVQMAAANGIGRLVIGHNGILSTPAVSCIIRKIKAIGGIILTASHNPGGPGGDFGIKFNVANGGPAPDTVTDKIHQISRTLEEFAICPDLRIDLSRLGRQDFDLENKFKPFRVEIVDSVDVYLNLLRSIFDFSAIKGLLTGSDQLKIRIDAMNGVMGPYVRRILCDELGAPANSAVNCIPLEDFGGQHPDPNLTYAASLVEAMKGGEFGFGAAFDGDGDRYMILGQNGFFVNPSDSVAIIAANLPCIPYFQQMGVRGFARSMPTSTALDKVAKAMKVTLYETPTGWKFFGNLMDSGRCSLCGEESFGAGSDHIREKDGLWAVLTWLSIMAARKQSVEEIVRDHWARLGRNYYCRFDYEGVDQKAAFFMMRDLGAVITDKAFTHQKFAVGNSVYSVEKTDNFEYTDPVDGSVTKNQGLRIIFTDGSRIIFRLSLTGCVGATIRIYAESYERDPEKLNRETQAVLGPLIGIALKISEIHERTGRKGPTVIT from the exons ATGGAGGCTTGCCCTATACCTGTTGTTACTGTCCAGACCGTTCCCTATGATGACCAGAAACCCGGCACCAGTGGCCTGAGGAAGAAGACAATGGTTTTTGAGAGTAAGAAGAATTACCTGCAGAATTTCATCCAAAGTGTCCTCTCGTCCATCGACCTCCGGGACAGGCAGGGATGCACTATGGTGGTAGGCAGCGACGGGAGGTACTTCAGCCGGACAGCAATTGAGGTTATTGTTCAAATGGCAGCTGCCAATGGG ATTGGCCGCCTGGTTATTGGACACAATGGGATTCTGTCGACTCCAGCTGTCTCGTGTATTATTAGAAAGATAAAGGCCATCGGCGGAATCATTCTCACAGCCAGTCACAACCCCGGGGGACCAGGAGGGGATTTTGGGATCAAATTCAACGTGGCAAATGGAG GTCCAGCCCCAGACACCGTAACAGATAAGATCCACCAGATCAGCAGGACGCTGGAAGAGTTTGCCATCTGCCCTGACCTGCGAATAGACCTCTCCAGGCTGGGCAGACAGGACTTTGACCTGGAAAACAAGTTTAAACCCTTCAGAG TGGAAATTGTGGATTCAGTGGATGTTTACCTCAACTTGCTTCGCAGTATTTTTGATTTCAGCGCTATCAAGGGACTCCTGACTGGGTCGGATCAACTGAAAATAAGAATAGATGCCATGAATGGAG TAATGGGACCCTATGTGAGAAGAATTCTGTGTGATGAGCTTGGAGCCCCTGCAAACTCGGCTGTTAACTGCATCCCCCTGGAGGACTTTGGAGGGCAGCACCCTGATCCCAACCTGACCTATGCTGCCTCTCTAGTGGAGGCCATGAAGGGAGGGGAGTTTGGCTTCGGAGCAGCTTTCGATGGAGACGGG GATCGGTACATGATCCTTGGCCAGAATGGATTTTTTGTGAATCCCTCTGACTCAGTGGCCATTATTGCAGCCAATCTGCCATGCATTCCTTACTTCCAGCAGATGGGGGTTAGAGGATTTGCGAGGAGTATGCCCACCAGCACAGCCCTGGACAA GGTAGCAAAAGCAATGAAAGTCACACTGTATGAAACCCCCACCGGCTGGAAATTCTTTGGGAATCTGATGGATTCTGGGAGATGCTCGCTATGTGGAGAGGAAAGTTTTGGCGCTG GTTCGGATCACATCCGTGAGAAGGATGGACTCTGGGCAGTGCTGACCTGGCTGTCTATAATGGCTGCCCGGAAGCAGAGTGTGGAGGAGATTGTGAGGGACCACTGGGCAAGACTGGGACGCAACTACTACTGCAg GTTTGATTATGAGGGGGTTGACCAGAAAGCTGCCTTTTTCATGATGAGGGACCTGGGAGCTGTGATCACTGACAAGGCGTTCACTCATCAGAAGTTCGCCGTGGGGAACAGTGTGTACAGTGTGGAGAAAACAGACAACTTTGAGTACACAGACCCTGTGGATGGCAGCGTGACCAAAAACCAG GGGCTGCGCATCATTTTTACAGACGGATCAAGAATTATTTTCAGACTGAGTTTAACAGGCTGTGTTGGCGCCACCATCAGAATCTATGCAGAAAGCTATGAGCGTGACCCTGAAAAACTCAATAGAGAGACTCAG GCTGTGCTGGGCCCTCTAATAGGAATCGCACTGAAAATTTCTGAGATCCATGAGCGAACAGGCCGCAAAGGACCTACTGTCATTACCTGA